The sequence CGCCATCACGTGGTGAATTCCAGGTTGACCATTTGCTGAAGGAGGTCCTTCAAAAAACACGTAAGGTTGATTCCCTTCTCTCGACGTTATACTTTTGTCGAAAATAGCTTGATCTTTCCAATATTGTAACATTTCTGATGCGATATTTGGCAAATCAAGTCCTTTATATTCTGTGAATTTAGTGCTCATTTTATATTTTTTGTAATCGATGTCGCGAATTTACGCAATTTCTATGAAACTGATGTATATATTTAGAAATCAACTTACAAAAAAAAGCGACAATCTTCAAAAGATTATCACTTTCTATATCTATAATATCTAAGGTTTATAGTTTGTTCGATTTCAACCAAGGCTTTTTATTCGGGCGTTCCCTTCGGGCGTTCCCTTCGGGCGGGCTTTCCGTTTCAATCTTTTTATGTTGCATGCGCTACGCTTTAGCAACTTAAAAAGGATTTTCACTGCAATCCCTAACACAAATTAAGTCGTAAAGTCAAAAGTCAAAGTCAATGTTTGTTTTAAACTTCTAATCGTTCAAATCTAACTTCTTATTGCTTAAATCTAATTTCTAATCATTCAATTCTAACTTCTTATTGCTCAAATCTAGTTTCTTATTACTAGAATCTAAACTTAAAACTTCCTAAAACATATCGAGGTAACAATCGGTAAGATGTGGTCGAATATCCGACATCTGATGCGTTAAACGTGGTAAATTTTTCGGTATTGAACAAATTATTTGCTTTTAAACCAATGGTGTATTTATCGCCTTTTAATTTATAAGTCGCTTCAAAATCCAAGAAAAAATAATCGCGTTGATTTTTTTCTAAGTTCCCAAAATAATAATGTTCGGTAACCGCCTTAACATCTAAACGTTCGTTAAGTTTATAAAACAAATCTAAGAAACTAAATCCGTTTAAATTGGTGTTTTCAAAACCTGGCGATTGTACTTTACTCTCGGTCCATTCGGTTCCTAAGTAAAAATTAAAAGCCGATTTAAAATTGGTTCGCCAAGCTACATTATAACGTAAAGACTCGTAAATATTTTTACGCAAATCGCTTCCGTTAATGGCATTGAAAGAAACTCCTCTATTAGCATTAAATTTAAGATTTAAATTGCTTTTTAATTTTCGTAAATAAAAATTCGCTTCGGCATTTAAACCATAATTATCACCACCTTTAATAAAAAAACTTTCAGAAAGCGAGCTGTTTTGCTCCAACGAAGTTCGACTGGCTAAAGCATCGTTTTGTTTGGAATAATTGATTCCGACAGAAAAACGAAAGCGATTTAAATAATGACGAATCGAATAATTTAACGAGGCATTCGAATTTTCGAGCTGATTGAATTCGCCCAAACCTTTTGAAAAACTTCTTGATGATTGCAATAAATACGTATCATTTACTTGCTGAATATCTAAGTTCGAAAAATTATACGAATAATATCCAGACAACACATTGGTTGCATTGATATCCCATTTGGCATTTACGTTCGGATTTATAAAAAATACACCTTTTGTTGTTTGTTTATGTAAGGAATTCGAAAACGTATTAAACAACTGATGCACATCTGCGTTGGCCGTTACTTGTGCTTTTTTCCATTTCCAAGTGTAACCGCTTTTTGCATAAAAATCGTGTAATTGAAAATTGATATTTGTTTGAAAATCGTTAGGTTGAACAAAATCTGCATCGGAAGTAAACAATTTAAATTGCGTACTCAAATCTTGATTTGAAAATTCGTAACCTACTCTGACTTCAATTAAATCATCTTTTTTCTGTTTGAATTTCAAGTCGGTTTCAATTCCGCCATAGGTTTTATTATTCTGAATATCGTTACGAACCGATTGCACATCATACGGAAACAAATCGCCCATTAAATAATCGTTGATGTTATAAAACTGTGGAATTTTATTCGTTAAAAAACGCGCTTTGACTAAAGCTGCATTTTTGTCTTTCCACTTGGTAGTAAACGTAGCTTTGGCATCAAAAAAGGTGTTTTTAGTTTCTAAACGTTCTAAGGTTGAAACACCATTAAAGGTTAAATCGTTTTTATTGTTTGCATTTCCGAAACTGAATAACGAACCGATTTGCAGCATTTTGGTTTTAGAAATATCGTACGTTAAAAAAGCGTTTAAATATCCTTTTTGAAGTTTACTTTTAAATTTTTCTGCTTCGATATTCTCAAAACTGGTTTCACCTACTTGTGTAAAACTTGCCGAATTACGAAAAGCATCCAACTCATCGTAACCTAAAAATCCGCCTAACTTTAATTTCATTTTAGGATTGATTGGAAAGATGGTATTTAACGAAATCATTTCGGCATTATTAAAACGTGTACGATGGTCTTTTAACATCGTTCCGCCACCCGAAAGATACATTTGTTGGTGGTTTTGCTGTCCGTATCCAATACTCATCATATCGGACGAATTGTAAAACATATCGTCTATATTTCCAACATTGTCGTAACCAATATTGTTTAAACCAAAGGTAAAAAAGTTTTTCTGTTTTTTACCAAAGTTCATTAAGTTGCCCGAAACTTGATAACGGTTTTCGGTTACTATGCCGTAACCCAAACTCAAATCGCCAAACCAAATGCTTTTATATTCGTCTTGAACGGTAAGATTAAGTGCAACAGCATCTGAATTTTCAACGCCTTTTAATAATTTGTTGTTGGAATAATGACGTAAAACTTCCACCTTATCTAAAGGTTTCGATGGCATGTTTTTGGTTAAAATGGAATAGCCGCGATTGAAAAAATCATCGCCATCGACCATGACTTTTTCAATTTCTCTATCTTCAAATTTTATTTTACCATCTTTTTCTACAGTGATTCCCGGAATGTTTTTAAGTAAATCTTCAACCACTACTTCTCTTCCGGTACTAAAAGCTTTGGCATCGTAAACTAAGGTGTCGCCACGTAGTTTTATGGGATTATCAATCTCGATAACCAAATCTTCTAACATTTCTGTAGATTCTTCGAGCACAAAGTTTTTTGTTACTTTTTTGTCTTTAGCTTTTATGGTAATTTGAGCCGTTTGTTTCACATAACCTAAGGCATTTACCTCAACAACGAAAGTACCCAAATCATTTACAGCAATAGAAAATTCGCCGTTTGGTTTGGTGAAACCAAAATACAAAATTTTGTCTTCGGTGTTTTTTACAATCACCGATACGTTTGGCAAAACTTCATTTGTCATAGAAGAAACCGTTCCTTTAAACTCGGTTTGTGCGAGTAAAGGAACGGTTGTTAACAAGGTTAAAATTATAAATATTATTCTTCCCATTCGTATTTGGGTTCTAATGCATTTCTGTAACCAACTACTTTAGTTCGATTCTCATAATTTCTACTGGAATCGTTTATCACATCGGAACTTGCATCCATAAATTTTATTAAATCTTGTAATTTCATTTTTTTGTAGTTTGGTAAGTTATCATCTATTATCAAATTACCTGATTTAATCTCCTCTAAAAGATAGCTAACTTTTTTATCAACAGTTGATGCTTCAAAAATTAAACCTGGAGCTCCAAAAAGTTTCCACGGGCCAAATGGAATTGGATATTTTGTTGAAAACCAAATTTCCCATTGTAATCCACGAAAAATTCCAATTGCTTTTTGACATTTAACATTATTGATGGTTTTAAATTCATTTTCTAAATTCCAGTCTATCACTGTTAAATTTTCTTCTGAAATAAAATTTCCAAAATATGGATCTTGGACTGTTTCGAAGAGTTTGTTAGTTGCTAAATTTTGAACTAAAAATTTATCTTCATATTTATGTTCTGCTTTAATTACAAAGTTGCTTATGTCAGTTAATAATCTTTCATCTTCTATAATATCAGGAATTACAAATTCTTTCTCCTTACCTAAAAAAATAGTAGAATTTGATTTTTCAATGTATAGTGCTTTCATGTCACTTATCGTCATAAATACATCACGTGACAAAGGTTTTTGATAATCATAATAGACTTTATAGCTCAATAAAACAACTTCATTTTGCGACAAACAATCGAAAAAAGAGAAACTGAAAATTGCAATTAGAAAAAATCTCAAAATATAAAATTTAATATTTAAAACTATCTAGGAGAAATAACTTTTGGTTGTGGACCACTTACATTGTGTTTTTTAGCCATTTCTCCAGCAAACGCATCACATTTTAGATTACCTTCTATTTCACTTACAAACCAAAACGTTTTAGATTCAATAATTGTATAATCATTACCAAACCAATCAGTCAAATGTACATGAACGGTACAAACCACTTTGTAAACAGGGTCAATTTCATCATCATGTTCAATAGATTGAAATTTATCAATTTCTAAATGATTAACATCTTGCACTTCATTCGAAGCGAAACCGCTAAAAGCAAAAGCTACGCAAGCTAATGCACTAAACATCATTTTTTTCATAATATTATAAGTAATTAGTTAAAATGTTTTAGAACTTTTCTAAAACTTATAATACAATAATAATAATACAAAACAAGTGTTTTTGTAAATAATTTAACCTAAATTAACTTAAAAAAAATAAATATAATGTATTTTCTTAATACTTTTAGGTAATTTTTCTAAAACAAAATAAATTTCAGAAAAAAAGTGGTTTATTTTGGGTTTTGAGGTTAAAAAAATTATTCTTCCCATTCAAACTCTATTTCGATACCTTTTCTTGGCATTTTTTGACGTATCATAATAGTTCCTCTGTCTTTATTTGCAGTATTAAAACCATTTTCTAAAATTTGCTCTCTTTTTAACATAAAATCTTTTAAAGTTTGCTGTTGATTGAATGGAATACTTTCTACTTCAGCTATTTTTTTGGTAAAAATTTCTTCTTTTAAAAATTCAATTTTCTCGACAACATAATTATACTTATTTGATTCATCATATAATTTTATTATTAAACCTGGTAAACCATGAAATTTATAAGGTCCTGAAGAATACGGAATAGATGGTGCATACCAAGCAATCCATTTTCGACCTCTAAAATTAACAATTGCTTTATAGCATTCAATTTTATCTATGATTTGTTTTTCATTTATTAACTCCCAATTTAAATTTAATGTATCTACAATTTTTGATTTATTTTCGAAATACAAATAATCAAAGGTTTCTATCTTTTTATTATTTAAATTTGTTGTTACAATATTATTCTCAATAACCAATGGCTCTGATTTAACATTATCTTCATTTGGAATTATAACAAGCTTTTGTTCTGCTCTTATTGTTGATTTATAGTCTTCTTCAAATACAGAAAAATTAGGAGTTGTATGTAAATAGGCTAAACGTTGAATTGGTCTATCTGTATCAAAAACTTCTTTGTAAGTTACAAAAAGGCCTTGAAATTGAGCAAATGATATAAAACTACTGAAAATACAAAAAATTAACAAATAAAAACTCTTATTCATATCATTATGGTTTTAAGGAAAAATATAATAATTTATTATTGCGTTTGTACTACACCGATTATTTTCACTAACATTTCTTTTAAAAACACACAAATCACTAAAAAACAAATTTGCATAACAAATCATTCTTAGTGATTTGGTTTTCAATATAATAGATAATTTGATTTTAAATTAAAACGAAGTAATTCCTCCTTCAACAATCATCGTTGGATAAAGTCTCTTTATATGTTCAAATTCGGTTTTAAA comes from Flavobacterium sp. I3-2 and encodes:
- a CDS encoding GLPGLI family protein, producing MNKSFYLLIFCIFSSFISFAQFQGLFVTYKEVFDTDRPIQRLAYLHTTPNFSVFEEDYKSTIRAEQKLVIIPNEDNVKSEPLVIENNIVTTNLNNKKIETFDYLYFENKSKIVDTLNLNWELINEKQIIDKIECYKAIVNFRGRKWIAWYAPSIPYSSGPYKFHGLPGLIIKLYDESNKYNYVVEKIEFLKEEIFTKKIAEVESIPFNQQQTLKDFMLKREQILENGFNTANKDRGTIMIRQKMPRKGIEIEFEWEE
- a CDS encoding carboxypeptidase regulatory-like domain-containing protein, with protein sequence MGRIIFIILTLLTTVPLLAQTEFKGTVSSMTNEVLPNVSVIVKNTEDKILYFGFTKPNGEFSIAVNDLGTFVVEVNALGYVKQTAQITIKAKDKKVTKNFVLEESTEMLEDLVIEIDNPIKLRGDTLVYDAKAFSTGREVVVEDLLKNIPGITVEKDGKIKFEDREIEKVMVDGDDFFNRGYSILTKNMPSKPLDKVEVLRHYSNNKLLKGVENSDAVALNLTVQDEYKSIWFGDLSLGYGIVTENRYQVSGNLMNFGKKQKNFFTFGLNNIGYDNVGNIDDMFYNSSDMMSIGYGQQNHQQMYLSGGGTMLKDHRTRFNNAEMISLNTIFPINPKMKLKLGGFLGYDELDAFRNSASFTQVGETSFENIEAEKFKSKLQKGYLNAFLTYDISKTKMLQIGSLFSFGNANNKNDLTFNGVSTLERLETKNTFFDAKATFTTKWKDKNAALVKARFLTNKIPQFYNINDYLMGDLFPYDVQSVRNDIQNNKTYGGIETDLKFKQKKDDLIEVRVGYEFSNQDLSTQFKLFTSDADFVQPNDFQTNINFQLHDFYAKSGYTWKWKKAQVTANADVHQLFNTFSNSLHKQTTKGVFFINPNVNAKWDINATNVLSGYYSYNFSNLDIQQVNDTYLLQSSRSFSKGLGEFNQLENSNASLNYSIRHYLNRFRFSVGINYSKQNDALASRTSLEQNSSLSESFFIKGGDNYGLNAEANFYLRKLKSNLNLKFNANRGVSFNAINGSDLRKNIYESLRYNVAWRTNFKSAFNFYLGTEWTESKVQSPGFENTNLNGFSFLDLFYKLNERLDVKAVTEHYYFGNLEKNQRDYFFLDFEATYKLKGDKYTIGLKANNLFNTEKFTTFNASDVGYSTTSYRLLPRYVLGSFKFRF
- a CDS encoding GLPGLI family protein; amino-acid sequence: MRFFLIAIFSFSFFDCLSQNEVVLLSYKVYYDYQKPLSRDVFMTISDMKALYIEKSNSTIFLGKEKEFVIPDIIEDERLLTDISNFVIKAEHKYEDKFLVQNLATNKLFETVQDPYFGNFISEENLTVIDWNLENEFKTINNVKCQKAIGIFRGLQWEIWFSTKYPIPFGPWKLFGAPGLIFEASTVDKKVSYLLEEIKSGNLIIDDNLPNYKKMKLQDLIKFMDASSDVINDSSRNYENRTKVVGYRNALEPKYEWEE